The DNA sequence GGTGAAAGCATACTCGAGGCTGTGGTTCACCCGCTCAGTCAAATCCCGGGGGACGTCCGTCGGGAGAGGATTTTCAGCGCCAAAAGCCGAAACAGCGGAAATCCACACCAGGAACAAGCAGGGTAAGGTTTTCAAAAGATCTCCTTTTCTTATTTCTGAAGAACCAGCTTCCCGGTAACTGTGGCGCCCTCGGCCCGGAGACGGCAGGTGTAATTGCCGGCCGGAGCATTTTCGGTATTCCAAACCGCCAGGTGAGCGCCGCTCTCGCGGTGTCCTTCGGCCAACACGCCGACTATATTCCCGCGGCTGTTCATGATCTCAAGCCGAACATCCCCGCTGTTCGGGAGCCGGTACTCGATCGAGGCGCAGGGATTGACAGGATTGATCCGGCTCTGGTAGAGCACGAAAGTTTCCGGTTTACGGGGGCGGGGAGTGTCTTTCAGCCCGCTCACTTTAGAGTAATCGAACGGCTCGTTTGCCAGGTGGTAGAGCGGCTCGGCGCCTCCTTTGTAATCCCTCGTCAGATAGTAGGTGAGGAGCGGCGTCCGTTTGAACTGTTCGATGGGAACGAGGGTCGCGGTCCCGTTTTCCCAGAGGTAGACCGGAATCCTGCGGGGATCGAGTGCATCGGACATCCCCCGCTCCACGGCGAGGTGGAAGTATCCGAAATTCCCCGGCTCATGACCGCCGAGCCAATGCCCGATGATGTCGGTCCGGAAAATGTTCTTGCCGAATATGATGACATTGCTCATGAAATCCCAGGCTGTGGGCGACGGGTATTTGCCTCCCCCTCCGAGTCTTCCGGGATCCTGGGCGCCTTGCGGCAGATGCGGCCCGTTGTTGCCGGAGTCTCCGTCACGGCCGTAGATACCCTCGATGACACTGAGACCGCAGGGTGTAACCGAGAGGCTGTCGAGAGTACGGGTGGCCCAGGCTTCCTGCCAGATGCCTCCCTGCGGACCGGGCCTGTCCCAGCGCGGGATGACGCCGTCCGCCACATGTCTCTCGTAGCTTTTTTTCAATGCATCCGCTGCGTTCTCGTGACGGTATTGAGGGGAAATCTTCATATCGCTGTCCGCCGGGGAGCAGAGTCCGGTGAAAGGCCGGGCGATCATTCCCTGAAGGTTCTTGCCGCAAAGGGTGAGACCCATGCCGTGAGCCTTGAATTTGGAGATATTTAAAAGCCATGCGCCGGGAGTGTTGATCGGTTCGAGATGCGGCAGCTTTTTGAACCATCGGCCGTTGGGGACATCGATCCAGTTGAAATGCTCTCCCGGATTTATCCCGCTGCCGATGGCGCCGATGAAATCGGTGCGGAAATCTGCGCCGACACGGTTGGCCATATCGACAATCCCGTAAATCTGAAATGTTTTGGGCCCCCGGTCGTTCTCACGGATGTGAATCTGTTTGGGGGAAATTCCCAGTTCTTTCATTCCCTCGAAAACACCTTCGCAGAAGAATGGGTCGGTGACTGTGCCGAGGATCTGGTCAAGAGGATATTTTCCCGCATCCACCGTTTTCAGATTTAATTTCACCGGGATGGAAATGGAAATAGGAATACCGCTCCCGTCCCTGGGGACGAACACGCTCCGTCCGAATGACAGACCGGCTTCCAGTTTGGCCTTCGCATTCATTTTATCGTCGATTGCGGTTGGCATGATGAACACCGCTTCCGGGTGGTTCTCGATGAACGGGTGCAGTCCGAAATATCCGGTGGTCTGCTTTCGTGAAGGCAGCGCCTGTACGGGCAGGCTGAGTCCCAAAGCCCCGAGCGCTGCGGTTTTCAGAAATTCTCTTCTGTTGAGCATGAAAAATAACCTTTCTTTATGAATGAAATTTTACAATCTTTAATCAAAAGAATTCCTCGCAGCTTGCTGCGGGGTAGGATCCCCCCTGTCCTTTATAAAGGGGGGCAACCGAGATACAATCGGCGGTAGAATGGTTTTTCTATTTTATTCCCCTTAGTAAGAGGGATGTCACCGAAGGTGACAGGGGGATCATCTTTTTATACTTTGACCCCTAACATCCAGGGAGTTTATACCTGTCTTCTGTCTTCTGTATACTGTCTTTTTTTACCAGCCTCTCGCCGCGAACAGGGGCTGGATTTTCTTATTGTATTCCGTACCGTTTTTCATGAATATCCCCTTCCAGAAATAGGGGAATTTCCCCATGCCTGCCATGACATCCGCCCATTGGGACATGAGGAGCCAGAGCGCCATGTCTGCGATCACTCCGGTGGTGGGACAGACCTTGCGGTCGAGCCCTTTGACCGGAACAACACCCCATCCGTCCGGGGAATACGTGTTGAATGCCAGATCGACCTCCTTGTAGAGCCGCGGCCCGGCAGCATCGCTTTCCAAAGAATACGGTGCTATGGCGGCAATGTATGCTCCCTTGGCGCGGCAGTCGCTGGCGAGTTTGATTTCTTCCATATTATTAGAACTGTAAGAGCCGATGAGCACGATGTCCCCTTTCGCGACCCTTCCTGCGTTGTACGGACGGGTTACCATCGGCCCGGTGGCCACCGAAGAAGCATCGGCGACCAAAGCTTTATGTCCGGCAACCCACCACTTTGCTCCCTTGACAACCAGGTCTCCGAGTACGCGGCCCGCCTCGATGAACTTCAGGCGGTCCTGGCCGGCCATCTGCGCACGGTCGATGCAGGTTTCAATATAACTTCTCGCCCCGCCTGGTGAAGATTCGGTCCCGTTTCCCGCCTTGAGCCCCGCCAGTTCAGCCGCCGCCATCCAGTATACCGCGGCCTGGGCAATCCCGCCGCCGGGCATCACAGGAAAATCCGGATTCTGTGAAGGATGCACCAGGCCGTTATCCCAGGGCGCCTGGCTGTCGATCATCGCAGAAGAGGCATCCTCGATACGGAGTATCTTTCCCCCGTATTCGATCTGATAGCCCTCTCCCGGCGGCGTCTTGGCAAAGGGATAGTAATTCACGGTCACCCCGACCACCCGAATACCCCGTTTCATGGCGGCAATATTTCCAAGGTTTATCACATTGGTGATGATGATGTCATTCGTGGTCAGCTTGGCGTAGTCTTCATCTTTGGCGTCCCGCTTTAAAAAGGCGAAAACGCCGGGTTGTCCCGTACGGTCAAGGGCGGTTTCGTCGATGGGAAAATGCCCCGCAGTGATCTGGGAATATAGTGTTCCGCCTTTTTTAAGGCGCGCATATGCCGTCTGCATCTCACGCTCGATTACTTCCACCTGGGTGTCACGGAGGCCGGTCAGTATTTTCATCGCTCCCCGGAAGTACTCGTCCCAGAAAGCGGCGGCCGGGATTTCCGCCGCAAGTGCTTTTCCGCCGCCGGAGAGGAAGTTCGACGTGATGCTTATTCCGCCGGCCAGGACTGCGCCGGTCTTGAGGATATTTCTTCGAGAAATATGGGCCATGGCTCTTCTCCTGCTTGTTAAGATTTGTATGGATAGGTCAATATTTAAAGAATATACACAAGCATTTCGTAAAAAAGAAAAAAAAACTTGACAACAGCATCAAAGTATATTATTATAATTCCTATCTAAATAGTAGAGTATGAACTTACGCCTCTCATAGATGTCGAAGCAAATTCGGCATGACCATGTCACCCTGAACTCGTTTTAGGGTCTACATGACACAACCGTTTTATTACAAGCCTTTTAGCTATAATTTGGTATAAACTTACTTATACTCTAACACTTATTATTAAACAAATACTTATTGCTTCGTTTGAAAGGCAGCCCCCTAAATCCCCCGAGGGGGGACTTTTATCAGGCAAGGAAAAAAATATTAGTTTAAAAAATTGGCTCTTCTCCAAAAGAGTTGGTAAATTTAGCAGTGCAAAATGAGACAACTCTATGAGATGCAGCCCCCTAAATCCCCCAAAGGGGGACTTTGCATCGTTATGGATAAAAAAGTTTTGTTACGTAAATAATCAAAGCAGACCTCAATCTGTCAAGCCTCAGCCAAAGGCTGACTTGATTTGTTGTCTTGCAGTCTTTTAAGTCCCCCTTTTGGGGGATTTATGGGGCTGCAGTATCAATAAAACGTCTATGGAAATATCCCTTTGATTAAAACAATTCTTCTTCTTTCGGGCGGGCTGGACAGCACCCTAGCCGGGAAAATACTCCTTGAGATGGGAATTGCAGTGGAAGGTCTCAATTTCGTCTCGCCGTTCTGCCGCTGCACTCCTGTTTCGGCGGGATGTTCATCAGCCTCCCGAGCCGCTGAACAGCTTGGTATTCCGGTAAAAACAATTTCCTGCGTGGAAGACTACCTGAAAGTCATCTGCAACCCCAGGCATGGCCGCGGCAGCGGAGCGAACGCCTGTATCGACTGCCGAATCTTCATGTTCTCGAAAGCCCGTGAGGAGATGGCTGCATCCGGCGCCTCTTTTGTCACAACGGGTGAAGTGCTTGGTGAACGCCCGATGTCCCAGCGAAAAAGGGCCATGGAAATAATCGAGCGTGAATCCGGGCTGGAAGGGTATGTGCTCCGTCCGCTGTCTGCAAAGCTCTTGACGCCTACCGTTCCGGAAAAAGAGAACCTGGTGGACCGTGAGAAGCTCCTGGCTATTCAGGGCAGAAGACGCCTCCCGCAGTTTGCCCTTGCCAGGGAGCTGGGAATTGTAGATTACCTCTGCCCGGGGGGAGGATGCCTTTTAAACGATCCGGAGTTTGCCGTCCGGTTCAAAGACTATATGGAACATGAAGGTGAAATCAGTGTCAGGGAAGCTAACCTGCTGAAGCTGGGTCGTCATTTCCGGCTCCCCTCCGGCGCAAAGGTGATTGTAGGGCGTAACGAACAGGAAAACTTGTCCCTGGAACGATTCCTGATGCCCGGCGATGTAATCATAGAGCCTTATGATACTCCCGGCCCCAGCGTTCTTTGCCGTAAACCTGCGGAACCGGACGACATTTCACTGGCGCTGCGCTTCGCAGCATCGTATACCAAATTCGGTGAAAAAGTGAACTTTTCAGTTATTGTTATTGACAACAATAATCAGAGGAGAAAAACTACCCTCGCAGAAAATTCAATGCCGCTTGAGAGGGAGAGGATCGCAGAGTGGTGGATTGGCGCCGAGCAATCGCGGCCATTTGTAGGGCAGCAGAGATATTGAAACAGGTTCAGTAAGCTATGTAAAATATTTTACCCGGTTTATCTTAGAAAAAAATAGTAAAGTAATATTCAACCATGTATATTTTACAAGGCCTGTGAAAAAGTCTAAATGCCTGTCATTTTCTTTTTCACCGAAACTCACCCCCTGACCCCCTCTCTATACTAGAGAGGGGGAACTAGAAGGCCCGCAACGAGTTATATCCTCTCTATTATAGAGAGGAGACCAAGAGGTGAGTTTAGAAAAAGCGGGGATTTCATTCAATAAAAGTGTTTTTCACAAGCCTTTTAAAAGGAGGAGAGAAACCACCCCCATCCTGAAAAACCATGATTTTCCGATGAAAAAACGTTAAAAAGGAAAGTATTTCAAAGGGGCATACACGCCACAAAAAAATGAAAGAAGGTGCATTATGGGAAAAAGACGATTTGAAACGTTGACCGTTCATGCCGGACAGGAGATACCCGATCCCACTACCGGATCACGGGCAGTGCCGATTTACCAGACCACATCCTACGTGTTCAGGGACACCGACCATGCTGCAAATCTGTTTGCTCTCAGAGAATTCGGAAACATCTATACGCGGATCATGAACCCGACTACCGATGTTTTTGAAAAGCGTATTGCGGCCATCGAGGGAGGAACTGCTGCTCTGGCGGTCGCCTCCGGACAGGCGGCGGAGACCTATGCGCTCCTTGCGATCACCCAGGTTGGCGATGAAATCGTTTCTGCAAACAATCTGTATGGCGGCACCTACCAGCTCTTCCACTATACCTTTCCCAAACTGGGGCGGAAGGTTGTTTTTGTTGAATCATACAAACTGGAAGAATTCAAAAAAGCCATTACTCCCCGTACACGGGCGATTTATGCGGAAACCATTGGCAATCCCAAGCTGGATGTACCGGATTTCGAGGCCATTGCAAAAATTGCCCATGATGCCGGAATTCCTTTCGTGGTGGACAATACCGTGGGGGTCGGTCTGGTACGTCCGCTGGACTATGGCGCGGATATACTCGCCACTTCGGCTACCAAATTCATCGGCGGTCATGGGAATTCGATCGGCGGGGTAATTGTGGACGGTGGTAAGTTTAATTGGGGGAACGGTAAATTCCCCGAATTCACCGAGCCTGATCCGAGCTATCACGGGCTGAAATTCTGGGATGTCTTCGGAAATTTCCCCGGCCTGGGCAATGTTGCCCTCGCAATTAAACTGCGGGTGCAACTCCTCCGCGACCTCGGGGCGCCTCTGAGTCCGTTCAATTCCTTTCTCTTCCTGCAGGGGCTCGAGACCCTCGCTCTTCGCCAGGAAAGGCATTCGGAGAACGCCCTAGCGGTAGCGCAGTTCCTTGAAAACCATCCGCTGGTTAACTGGGTGAAATATCCGGGTCTTCCCAGCCATCCTTCCCATGCGCTGGCGAAAAAATACCTGAACGGCAAATACGGCGCTCTGGTCG is a window from the Candidatus Latescibacter sp. genome containing:
- a CDS encoding DUF362 domain-containing protein; its protein translation is MLNRREFLKTAALGALGLSLPVQALPSRKQTTGYFGLHPFIENHPEAVFIMPTAIDDKMNAKAKLEAGLSFGRSVFVPRDGSGIPISISIPVKLNLKTVDAGKYPLDQILGTVTDPFFCEGVFEGMKELGISPKQIHIRENDRGPKTFQIYGIVDMANRVGADFRTDFIGAIGSGINPGEHFNWIDVPNGRWFKKLPHLEPINTPGAWLLNISKFKAHGMGLTLCGKNLQGMIARPFTGLCSPADSDMKISPQYRHENAADALKKSYERHVADGVIPRWDRPGPQGGIWQEAWATRTLDSLSVTPCGLSVIEGIYGRDGDSGNNGPHLPQGAQDPGRLGGGGKYPSPTAWDFMSNVIIFGKNIFRTDIIGHWLGGHEPGNFGYFHLAVERGMSDALDPRRIPVYLWENGTATLVPIEQFKRTPLLTYYLTRDYKGGAEPLYHLANEPFDYSKVSGLKDTPRPRKPETFVLYQSRINPVNPCASIEYRLPNSGDVRLEIMNSRGNIVGVLAEGHRESGAHLAVWNTENAPAGNYTCRLRAEGATVTGKLVLQK
- a CDS encoding O-acetylhomoserine aminocarboxypropyltransferase/cysteine synthase produces the protein MGKRRFETLTVHAGQEIPDPTTGSRAVPIYQTTSYVFRDTDHAANLFALREFGNIYTRIMNPTTDVFEKRIAAIEGGTAALAVASGQAAETYALLAITQVGDEIVSANNLYGGTYQLFHYTFPKLGRKVVFVESYKLEEFKKAITPRTRAIYAETIGNPKLDVPDFEAIAKIAHDAGIPFVVDNTVGVGLVRPLDYGADILATSATKFIGGHGNSIGGVIVDGGKFNWGNGKFPEFTEPDPSYHGLKFWDVFGNFPGLGNVALAIKLRVQLLRDLGAPLSPFNSFLFLQGLETLALRQERHSENALAVAQFLENHPLVNWVKYPGLPSHPSHALAKKYLNGKYGALVGFGIRGGLEAGKKFIHSVKLLSHLANIGDSKSLVIHPASTTHQQLTAEEQETTGTTADYIRLSIGIEHIEDIKEDIDQALKAAVL